One genomic window of Leptotrichia shahii includes the following:
- the coaE gene encoding dephospho-CoA kinase (Dephospho-CoA kinase (CoaE) performs the final step in coenzyme A biosynthesis.), which translates to MVIGLTGGIGTGKSTVSQILRNKGFSVIDLDVISHKVIEFPSVVEKIVRNFGKEVLENNNDGNRTVSREKLGKIIFSDREKRFTLNSIMHPEILRIMHKKILECESKNEKENKIIFVEIQLLFEVQWEKEFDYILLVAAKRDIQVRRVLERDKRSEKEAWDIINSQMSLDEKRGKSDFVIENDGNIDDLNRKVDKFLKILEQQQFQKN; encoded by the coding sequence ATTGGACTTACAGGCGGAATTGGAACAGGGAAGAGTACTGTTAGCCAAATTTTGAGGAATAAAGGATTTTCTGTAATTGATCTGGATGTGATTTCACATAAAGTTATTGAGTTTCCGTCAGTTGTAGAAAAAATCGTAAGAAATTTTGGAAAAGAAGTTTTAGAAAATAATAATGATGGAAATCGTACTGTTTCACGTGAAAAGTTGGGGAAAATTATTTTTTCCGATAGGGAAAAAAGATTTACTTTAAATTCTATTATGCATCCTGAAATTTTACGAATTATGCATAAAAAAATTTTGGAATGTGAATCAAAAAATGAAAAAGAAAATAAAATTATTTTTGTAGAGATTCAGTTACTTTTTGAAGTTCAATGGGAAAAGGAATTTGATTATATTTTGCTTGTTGCTGCGAAAAGGGATATTCAGGTTAGGCGTGTTTTGGAAAGGGATAAACGAAGTGAAAAAGAGGCTTGGGATATTATAAATTCGCAGATGTCCTTGGATGAAAAAAGGGGAAAAAGTGATTTTGTCATTGAAAATGATGGAAATATAGATGATTTAAATAGAAAAGTTGATAAATTTTTAAAAATTTTAGAACAACAGCAATTTCAAAAAAATTAA
- a CDS encoding LCP family protein, with protein MKKIFLILGIFLIVFIVWLSIPFNILVIGVDAYANQPTEGSRSDGLIVIRVVPYLAQVKMISIPRDTYAEIPCENYKQDKITHSHHFGGVQCTIDAVENLLDTKINYHVRFRFEDVMNITTLIGGVDVVSNHTFNQDYFDQEVFHFNQGQVYNLQGRMALAYTRHRKSDTAFKRDERQRQVIQGIAKKLVAPSGWKYVPQVYNYSKQHMDIAVNPIKALSVLPAFLMHQSNINQYEITGDGKMINGIWYFMPDEASLEQAREEFKN; from the coding sequence ATGAAAAAAATATTTTTAATATTGGGAATATTTCTAATAGTATTTATTGTATGGCTTTCTATACCATTCAATATTCTTGTAATAGGAGTTGATGCTTATGCCAACCAGCCTACAGAAGGATCTCGAAGTGATGGACTTATTGTTATAAGAGTTGTTCCATATTTGGCACAAGTAAAAATGATTTCAATTCCACGTGATACTTATGCAGAAATTCCGTGTGAAAATTATAAGCAGGATAAAATTACGCATTCACACCATTTTGGAGGAGTTCAATGTACGATTGACGCTGTAGAAAATTTACTTGATACAAAAATTAATTATCACGTAAGATTCAGATTTGAAGATGTCATGAATATAACAACTTTAATTGGCGGAGTTGACGTTGTTTCAAATCATACGTTTAACCAAGACTATTTTGATCAGGAAGTATTTCACTTTAATCAAGGGCAAGTCTATAATTTACAAGGAAGAATGGCACTTGCATATACAAGACATAGAAAAAGTGACACAGCTTTTAAACGAGATGAACGTCAAAGACAGGTCATTCAAGGAATTGCTAAAAAGTTAGTTGCTCCATCTGGATGGAAATATGTACCACAAGTATACAATTATTCAAAGCAGCATATGGATATTGCAGTAAATCCGATTAAAGCATTGTCAGTATTGCCCGCATTTCTTATGCATCAGTCAAATATTAATCAGTATGAAATTACTGGAGATGGAAAAATGATAAATGGAATTTGGTATTTTATGCCTGATGAAGCATCATTGGAACAAGCAAGGGAAGAATTTAAAAATTAA
- the yihA gene encoding ribosome biogenesis GTP-binding protein YihA/YsxC — MEINRSEFVKSAVVEKDYPKFNNVVEFSFIGRSNVGKSSLINSLTKRKNLARTSKTPGRTQLINYFLINNAIHFVDLPGYGFAKVPDSVKKNWGKTIESYLVSDREKVVFLLLDLRRIPSVEDMEMLKWLEHFGIEYYIIFTKADKLSNNEKFKQLKEIKKKLVFKNEDVFFYSSLKNTGRKELLDFIGEKINQKK; from the coding sequence ATGGAAATAAATAGGTCAGAATTTGTAAAATCAGCAGTTGTAGAAAAGGACTATCCAAAATTTAACAATGTTGTGGAATTTTCATTCATTGGAAGATCAAATGTCGGGAAATCTTCGCTTATAAATTCTCTTACAAAGAGAAAAAATCTTGCAAGAACAAGTAAAACTCCAGGAAGAACACAGCTTATAAATTATTTTTTAATAAATAATGCAATTCATTTTGTGGATTTACCAGGATATGGATTTGCAAAAGTTCCTGATTCAGTAAAGAAAAACTGGGGTAAAACAATTGAAAGCTATCTTGTGTCGGATCGTGAAAAAGTTGTATTTCTTTTGCTGGATTTGCGTAGAATTCCATCGGTTGAGGATATGGAAATGTTAAAGTGGCTGGAACATTTTGGAATTGAATATTATATAATTTTTACAAAGGCTGATAAATTGTCTAATAATGAAAAGTTTAAGCAATTAAAGGAAATTAAGAAAAAACTTGTGTTTAAAAATGAAGATGTATTTTTTTATTCTTCCTTAAAAAATACTGGAAGAAAAGAATTGCTTGATTTTATCGGAGAAAAAATTAATCAAAAAAAATAA